A DNA window from Gillisia sp. Hel1_33_143 contains the following coding sequences:
- a CDS encoding MBL fold metallo-hydrolase, with amino-acid sequence MKKIVTILALAAVFTSCKNEAKDSTEEMSSEVMTPAETRQDEMENKASINITPISHATSVILWDKTIIYTDPVGGAAGFEGQAKPSFVLITDIHQDHMEAETLKALQLGETKIIVPKAVQEKLPQDLQKNLIVMNNGDSQDFMGFNITAIPMYNLPESPDAMHTKGRGNGYVLEKDGQRLYIAGDTEDIPEMRNLKNIDVALVPMNLPYTMTVEDAAKGVLAFQPKKVIPYHYRGKDGLADVEKFKELVNKENKDITVELLEWYPTKG; translated from the coding sequence ATGAAGAAAATAGTTACAATTTTGGCTCTAGCAGCCGTATTCACTTCTTGTAAAAATGAAGCTAAAGACTCTACTGAAGAAATGAGTTCTGAAGTTATGACTCCGGCGGAAACACGTCAAGATGAAATGGAGAATAAGGCTAGTATAAATATTACTCCAATATCTCATGCGACATCAGTTATTCTATGGGATAAAACTATTATCTATACAGATCCAGTAGGAGGAGCTGCCGGTTTTGAAGGTCAAGCTAAACCAAGTTTTGTATTGATCACAGATATTCATCAAGATCATATGGAGGCCGAAACTTTAAAGGCTTTACAATTAGGAGAAACAAAGATCATAGTACCTAAAGCAGTTCAGGAAAAATTACCTCAAGATCTTCAAAAAAATCTTATAGTAATGAATAATGGAGATTCTCAAGACTTTATGGGATTCAATATTACTGCAATTCCTATGTATAATTTGCCGGAAAGTCCAGACGCGATGCATACTAAAGGGAGAGGAAATGGCTATGTTTTGGAGAAAGATGGCCAAAGACTTTATATAGCCGGAGATACTGAAGATATTCCAGAGATGAGAAACCTTAAGAATATTGATGTAGCACTGGTACCTATGAACTTACCTTACACAATGACGGTTGAAGATGCTGCAAAAGGAGTACTTGCTTTCCAACCTAAGAAAGTCATCCCTTACCACTATAGAGGTAAAGACGGACTAGCTGATGTAGAAAAATTTAAGGAATTGGTTAATAAAGAGAACAAAGATATTACCGTTGAATTGTTAGAGTGGTATCCAACAAAAGGATAA
- the treF gene encoding alpha,alpha-trehalase TreF: MLHTDLRYFLYPGLLVLFISCSGGKVVTDKSVKILPPEELYGKLFYDVQERQIFEDSKTFVDAIPLGNVDTIVKLYFNKGKLNNTDLRYFVLDNYEIPQNDINFISDSVSINNHIKQLWKTLKRPYDEKISGTLLPLPNPYIIPGGRFREIYYWDSYFTMLGLRVDGEKETIKHMVDNFTYLIETNGFIPNGNRSYYLGRSQPPFFANMVQILVDTEGEQVYENYMPALEKEYLFWMNGEDCIDELEPTNRRVVRLKDGEILNRYWDDFDTPRPESYREDVITANKALKKYPELSRENVYRNLRAGAESGWDFSSRWLIKDMKGEYDLSTIRTTHIIPVDLNVLLFNVERTLAKGYKFNENLSKANYYKAKYLARRKAINKYLWSRQEGFFMDYNFILEAQTETLSLAGVYPLFFNLATEAQARSISEKLETIFLRPGGLVTTPYHTGEQWDAPNGWAPLQYMSIEGLKNYSYKDLADKIAKRWTSLNEKVYSQNYKMLEKYNVEDLSKKSGGGEYPTQDGFGWTNGVYQALTKD, encoded by the coding sequence ATGTTGCATACAGATCTTCGTTATTTTTTATACCCTGGTTTATTAGTGCTATTTATTTCATGTTCTGGAGGTAAGGTTGTGACAGATAAATCTGTGAAGATCCTACCACCGGAAGAGTTGTATGGCAAACTTTTCTATGACGTACAGGAAAGACAGATCTTTGAGGATAGTAAAACTTTTGTAGATGCCATTCCCCTTGGTAATGTAGATACCATCGTTAAATTATACTTCAATAAAGGAAAATTGAATAATACAGATCTGCGGTATTTCGTATTAGATAACTATGAAATTCCTCAAAATGATATCAATTTCATTTCAGATTCAGTATCCATAAATAATCATATAAAACAATTATGGAAAACTTTAAAAAGACCTTATGATGAAAAGATCTCAGGAACTTTATTGCCGCTTCCAAATCCGTATATAATTCCAGGAGGAAGGTTTAGAGAGATCTACTATTGGGACAGTTATTTTACAATGTTAGGTTTGCGTGTAGACGGGGAGAAGGAGACTATAAAGCATATGGTAGACAACTTTACGTATCTTATAGAAACAAACGGTTTTATACCAAATGGGAATAGATCTTATTATTTAGGAAGATCACAACCTCCATTCTTCGCAAATATGGTTCAAATCTTAGTAGATACCGAAGGAGAGCAGGTGTATGAAAATTATATGCCCGCATTAGAAAAAGAATATCTTTTTTGGATGAATGGTGAAGATTGTATAGATGAATTAGAACCTACTAATAGAAGAGTGGTTCGATTAAAAGATGGGGAGATCTTAAACAGGTATTGGGATGATTTTGACACTCCACGTCCAGAGAGTTATAGGGAAGATGTGATAACTGCCAATAAAGCTTTAAAGAAATATCCGGAACTAAGTAGAGAGAATGTGTATCGTAATTTAAGAGCCGGAGCAGAATCTGGTTGGGATTTTTCTAGTAGATGGCTAATTAAAGATATGAAAGGAGAGTATGATCTATCTACAATTAGAACTACTCATATAATTCCTGTAGATCTTAATGTATTGCTTTTTAATGTGGAAAGAACATTGGCTAAGGGCTATAAATTTAATGAAAATCTTTCTAAAGCTAATTATTATAAAGCTAAATACTTAGCAAGGCGTAAAGCTATAAATAAGTATTTGTGGAGCAGGCAGGAAGGTTTTTTTATGGATTACAATTTTATCTTGGAAGCACAAACCGAAACTCTTTCCTTAGCGGGTGTTTACCCCTTATTCTTTAATCTTGCTACTGAGGCTCAGGCGAGATCTATTTCAGAGAAATTAGAAACTATTTTTCTAAGACCAGGAGGATTGGTTACCACCCCTTATCATACAGGAGAACAATGGGATGCTCCTAATGGTTGGGCTCCATTGCAATACATGAGTATCGAGGGCTTAAAAAATTATTCTTATAAAGATCTCGCAGATAAGATTGCAAAAAGATGGACTAGCCTTAATGAAAAGGTGTACTCACAAAATTACAAGATGCTAGAGAAATACAATGTAGAAGATCTATCCAAAAAAAGTGGAGGAGGAGAATATCCTACGCAAGATGGTTTTGGATGGACAAATGGCGTATATCAGGCGCTTACGAAAGATTAA
- a CDS encoding GNAT family N-acetyltransferase — MSISIIPFEKKFSKEFKELNIAWLEKYFYVEPHDEEVLSDPEKYIITPGGTIFFIQENDKIVGTVALMKIEDGIYELTKMAIMPSHQGKHLGQKLMNHAIAYAKAQNWKELILYSNRKLENAIYIYFKYGFKEIPIEEKNPYSRGDIKMKLDLRS, encoded by the coding sequence ATGAGTATAAGTATTATTCCTTTTGAGAAAAAATTTTCCAAAGAATTCAAGGAGCTTAATATTGCGTGGTTAGAGAAGTATTTTTATGTAGAACCTCATGATGAAGAGGTATTAAGTGATCCTGAAAAATATATAATTACCCCAGGTGGAACTATTTTTTTCATTCAGGAGAATGACAAGATCGTTGGTACTGTAGCTTTAATGAAAATTGAAGACGGTATTTACGAACTCACAAAAATGGCTATTATGCCATCACATCAAGGAAAACACCTAGGTCAGAAATTAATGAATCATGCAATAGCGTATGCGAAAGCTCAAAATTGGAAAGAATTGATTCTGTATTCTAACCGAAAGCTGGAGAACGCAATTTATATCTATTTTAAATATGGCTTTAAAGAAATACCCATTGAAGAGAAAAATCCTTATTCTCGAGGGGATATAAAAATGAAACTAGATCTAAGATCTTAA
- a CDS encoding DUF1622 domain-containing protein, which produces MDKDLLYFIEIMANVIEVTGILTIIIGAAIALVRYAFKLQAANRSYKILRQELGKAILLGLEFLVAGDIIGTVVIDPTIQQVLSLGLIVLIRTFLSLSLQVELEGKFPWQKTD; this is translated from the coding sequence ATGGATAAGGACTTGCTATATTTTATAGAGATCATGGCTAATGTTATAGAAGTAACAGGTATACTCACAATAATCATAGGCGCAGCTATTGCCTTGGTGAGGTATGCATTTAAGCTTCAGGCAGCGAATAGATCTTATAAAATATTAAGGCAAGAATTAGGTAAGGCCATACTATTAGGTTTAGAATTTTTGGTAGCAGGAGATATAATTGGTACTGTGGTTATAGATCCAACTATTCAACAAGTACTATCTCTAGGCCTTATTGTTTTAATTAGAACATTTTTAAGCCTTTCTCTTCAGGTAGAATTGGAAGGCAAATTTCCTTGGCAAAAGACAGATTAA
- a CDS encoding formimidoylglutamase, with protein MEGFTLYSFKSIEKLIALRKGEVKFGEKVQFLDDLGTLATSNAKYVLFGIPEDIGVRANYGKDGASKAWEATLAALLNIQANLYTRPENLILLGEISCEGLMQKASNLDSQDPNYHIKMGELVSHLDDIVSLVVQKIIAAGKVPIIIGGGHNNAYGNIRGAFNALEKPINVLNIDAHTDLRTTDYRHSGNGFSFARKDKILGKYRVFGVHQNYTPQYIFDEMKKSANDSFRLFEHLILMSSEKIKKAFLEELEMVSHDEFGLELDCDAIKDFSSSAQSPTGLPINMVRNFIWLASEEEKIKYLHICEASADSTNAVQVGKSISYLITDFITAESYG; from the coding sequence ATGGAAGGATTTACGTTATACAGTTTTAAGTCTATAGAAAAATTAATTGCCCTTAGAAAGGGAGAAGTGAAATTTGGAGAAAAAGTTCAATTCTTAGATGATCTTGGAACACTTGCAACTTCAAACGCAAAATATGTACTTTTCGGAATACCAGAAGATATTGGAGTAAGAGCTAATTATGGAAAAGATGGAGCTTCAAAAGCCTGGGAAGCAACTTTGGCTGCTCTGCTAAATATTCAAGCTAATTTATATACCAGACCAGAGAATCTAATTCTATTAGGAGAAATAAGTTGTGAAGGTTTAATGCAAAAGGCATCTAACCTAGATTCTCAAGATCCTAATTACCATATAAAAATGGGAGAACTGGTAAGTCATTTAGATGATATAGTGAGCTTGGTGGTGCAAAAAATTATTGCTGCCGGTAAAGTACCTATTATCATAGGTGGGGGTCATAATAATGCCTATGGTAATATTAGAGGAGCTTTTAATGCTTTAGAAAAACCTATAAATGTTTTAAATATAGATGCTCATACAGATCTTAGGACTACAGACTATCGCCACAGTGGCAATGGTTTTAGCTTTGCTAGAAAGGATAAGATCCTAGGGAAATATCGCGTATTTGGGGTTCATCAAAATTATACACCACAATATATCTTCGATGAGATGAAAAAATCTGCTAATGACAGTTTTAGATTGTTTGAGCACCTCATCTTAATGTCTTCAGAAAAGATCAAAAAAGCATTTTTAGAAGAATTGGAAATGGTCTCTCATGATGAATTTGGGCTTGAATTGGATTGTGATGCTATAAAAGATTTTTCTAGCAGTGCACAAAGTCCAACAGGCTTGCCTATTAATATGGTTAGAAATTTTATCTGGCTAGCTTCTGAAGAGGAAAAAATAAAATACCTACATATTTGCGAAGCTTCTGCCGATAGTACCAATGCCGTACAGGTTGGAAAATCCATCAGCTATTTGATCACAGATTTTATAACAGCTGAAAGTTATGGATAA